A single Gammaproteobacteria bacterium DNA region contains:
- a CDS encoding dodecin family protein, with product MSNHTYKLIELVGSSTTSTDDAIHNAIERASKTLRNMDWFEVTKTRGHLQDGMVGHFQVTLKVGIRLDD from the coding sequence ATGTCAAATCACACCTACAAACTGATCGAGCTGGTCGGTTCATCCACCACCAGCACCGACGATGCCATACACAATGCGATCGAGCGCGCCTCAAAAACCCTCAGGAACATGGACTGGTTTGAGGTGACGAAGACACGCGGCCACCTGCAGGACGGGATGGTCGGGCATTTTCAGGTGACGCTCAAAGTCGGCATCCGACTCGACGACTAG
- a CDS encoding MopE-related protein produces MRLGFQLVVTVVCAGLMLAAVAAEKSKTGSIQGQVNFCDAGGVEGMQVYIPGLPYVVITGEDGRFALPNLPQGKYDIHYRLGERLLNRNPGVSVPAGALIDLSVIRFCDPVVAKARPGSEQPGTLLAPPVVRCEAGSTDPSCVDADGDGVPASRDCDDSDAAIYPGAVERCDGRDNNCNGQVDENALVMVLRGEGICQAGQVAIARCKDGYSDCDGQVANGCEVDINNDTEHCGGCNENCTPTEICVAGGCE; encoded by the coding sequence ATGCGTCTTGGTTTTCAGCTGGTGGTAACGGTCGTCTGTGCAGGCCTGATGTTGGCGGCGGTCGCCGCGGAAAAATCAAAAACGGGTTCGATTCAGGGCCAGGTCAATTTTTGTGACGCGGGCGGCGTGGAGGGCATGCAGGTGTACATCCCCGGTCTGCCCTACGTGGTGATCACCGGTGAGGACGGGCGTTTTGCACTGCCGAACCTGCCACAGGGGAAATACGACATTCACTATCGCCTCGGTGAGCGTTTGCTGAATCGCAACCCCGGCGTGAGCGTGCCCGCCGGCGCGCTGATCGATCTCTCGGTGATCCGTTTTTGCGATCCTGTGGTGGCGAAGGCCAGGCCGGGATCGGAGCAGCCGGGGACGCTGTTGGCGCCGCCGGTCGTGCGCTGCGAGGCCGGCAGCACCGATCCGTCCTGTGTGGACGCCGACGGCGATGGCGTGCCCGCCAGTCGGGACTGTGATGATAGCGATGCCGCTATTTACCCGGGGGCCGTCGAGCGCTGTGACGGGCGGGACAACAACTGCAATGGCCAGGTCGATGAAAATGCCCTGGTGATGGTGCTGCGTGGCGAGGGTATCTGCCAGGCGGGACAGGTGGCGATCGCGCGCTGTAAGGATGGCTATAGCGATTGTGACGGCCAGGTTGCCAACGGTTGTGAGGTGGATATCAACAACGACACCGAACACTGCGGCGGCTGTAACGAGAACTGCACGCCGACGGAAATCTGCGTGGCCGGCGGCTGCGAGTAA
- a CDS encoding FHA domain-containing protein yields MAALIQFKGNVDGMTLRLESQLSRIGRGPDSDITLNDELVSKSHAVIEARSVSGQPGVFDYFIEDCGSTNGTFVNDQRLEQAQLRHDDVIRIGLSHFRFVDDANDDLAATTRIHKTWIPGVYVAKRGK; encoded by the coding sequence ATGGCAGCATTGATTCAATTCAAGGGTAACGTCGACGGCATGACCCTGCGGCTGGAAAGCCAGCTGTCGCGTATCGGCCGTGGGCCGGATAGCGATATCACCCTTAATGACGAGCTGGTGAGCAAAAGCCACGCGGTGATTGAGGCCCGCTCTGTCTCCGGCCAGCCGGGCGTGTTTGATTATTTTATTGAGGACTGCGGCAGCACCAATGGCACTTTCGTCAATGATCAACGTCTGGAGCAGGCTCAGCTGCGCCATGATGATGTGATCCGCATCGGGCTTAGCCATTTCCGCTTTGTAGATGACGCGAACGATGACCTAGCGGCCACCACCCGAATCCATAAGACCTGGATTCCGGGTGTGTATGTCGCCAAACGCGGAAAATAG
- a CDS encoding TlpA disulfide reductase family protein: protein MNLTRCGLLGICLLLGGLAVADERPPHTATGITPPKGVLPVTGRETPPLVLEDIDGQRFDLGEQRGQWVFVHFWASWCGPCRREIPAIQRMVEKMQGERLALAIVNTAESEDTVFTFLGMLGPDLVPLMDRDGLVTEAWQPRGLPATYLVDPGGVIRFQVLGGQEWDNAAYLGFLKAIIAGR from the coding sequence ATGAACCTGACACGCTGTGGGTTGCTAGGGATCTGCCTGTTGCTGGGCGGACTGGCCGTTGCCGACGAGCGCCCGCCACACACTGCCACCGGCATCACGCCGCCCAAAGGTGTCCTGCCTGTCACGGGTCGCGAGACGCCGCCGCTGGTGCTGGAGGATATCGATGGCCAGCGTTTTGATCTCGGGGAGCAGAGAGGCCAATGGGTGTTTGTGCACTTCTGGGCAAGCTGGTGCGGACCCTGCCGGCGGGAGATCCCGGCGATCCAGCGCATGGTGGAAAAGATGCAGGGCGAGCGCCTGGCGCTGGCGATAGTGAATACCGCAGAAAGCGAAGACACGGTGTTTACCTTCCTGGGCATGCTGGGCCCGGACCTGGTGCCGCTCATGGATCGCGACGGTCTGGTGACCGAGGCCTGGCAGCCCCGAGGCCTGCCCGCGACCTATCTGGTGGATCCCGGGGGTGTGATCCGGTTCCAGGTGCTGGGTGGCCAGGAGTGGGACAATGCTGCCTATCTCGGTTTTCTGAAGGCCATTATCGCAGGCCGATAA
- a CDS encoding GAF domain-containing protein → MDKALLEQKLNQLRKKQQLMEKAWLEAGNRKLIQFFVDIMPRALGAERCSIFILDPVDEKAWLQCGTGLGEKQLQVPTKNSIVGRVMSTGQYVIEDDLEDQVGAHDIVAVKTGFVTRNALCVPVHGVTTKKVVGAIQVLNKGRGNFDDADRETLEKLAFHLEMNIENIFLRQELAKISVEMGQKIKKLESRLGL, encoded by the coding sequence ATGGATAAGGCACTTCTAGAACAGAAACTGAATCAGCTGCGTAAAAAGCAGCAGCTGATGGAAAAGGCCTGGCTTGAGGCTGGCAATCGAAAGCTGATCCAGTTTTTTGTGGACATCATGCCCAGGGCTTTAGGGGCAGAGCGTTGCAGTATCTTTATCCTCGATCCGGTGGATGAGAAGGCCTGGCTGCAATGCGGTACGGGGCTGGGCGAAAAACAGCTACAGGTGCCGACCAAAAATTCCATCGTCGGCCGAGTGATGTCGACCGGCCAATATGTCATCGAGGACGATCTGGAAGATCAGGTGGGCGCGCATGACATCGTGGCCGTGAAAACCGGGTTTGTTACCCGCAATGCACTGTGTGTGCCGGTGCATGGCGTGACGACGAAAAAGGTCGTCGGCGCAATTCAGGTACTGAACAAGGGGCGTGGCAACTTCGATGATGCCGACCGTGAGACCCTGGAAAAACTGGCCTTTCATCTGGAAATGAATATTGAAAATATCTTCCTGCGTCAGGAGCTGGCAAAGATCTCAGTGGAGATGGGCCAGAAGATCAAAAAGCTGGAATCCCGACTGGGCCTCTAA
- a CDS encoding glutaredoxin domain-containing protein — translation MARIKIYSTGTCPICVKTKQLLDKWHISYQEVRIDQDQAALREMARLTNSARTVPQISIDGKWIGGFSELTEMHMDGELDELFES, via the coding sequence ATGGCGCGCATCAAAATCTACAGCACCGGGACTTGCCCTATCTGTGTCAAGACCAAACAACTCCTGGATAAGTGGCATATCAGCTACCAAGAGGTCCGCATTGATCAAGACCAGGCTGCGCTACGCGAGATGGCCCGACTCACCAACAGCGCCCGCACCGTGCCGCAGATCAGCATTGACGGAAAATGGATCGGCGGCTTCAGCGAGCTGACCGAAATGCACATGGATGGGGAGCTGGACGAGCTGTTCGAAAGCTAA
- the topA gene encoding type I DNA topoisomerase, producing the protein MGKSLVIVESPAKAKTINKYLGKDFIVKSSVGHIRDLPTSGGASGASKMDAKARGKLAAESRKLSPALREKRKQERAAKALIARMGIDPEHDWEAHYEIMPGKEKVVAELQKLAKTADAIYLATDLDREGEAIAWHLTQAIGNDVPYKRVVFNEITQNAIQEAFSKPGTLDTDQVHAQQARRFLDRVVGYMLSPLLWKKLARGLSAGRVQSVAVRLVVEREREIHAFDPEEYWEVFADLRTKHSEALRLQVVKQNDKTFRPPNKGLTDAALAILQRADYRVVKRELRPSSSKPKAPFITSTLQQAASTRLSFGVKKTMMMAQRLYEAGYITYMRTDSTNLSSEAVAAVRDYIGDKYGKQYLPEKPISYSSREGAQEAHEAIRPSNVRTMMSDLQNVDKDAVRLYELIWRQFVACQMPAAQFDVTTLKIDAAGFELRAKGRVVRFDGWTRVLPPQQKNADDVILPAVAEGDVLSLVRLDPSQHFTKPPPRYSEASLVRELEKRGIGRPSTYAAIISTIQDRGYVTVQNRRFYAEKIGEIVTERLVENFEELMDYSFTAKMEEKLDAIAAGTSNWKNVLDEFYEDFKSKLAAADQDEGGMRGNDPITTDIACSSCGRPMQIRAGSTGVFLGCSGYALPPKERCKTTMNLIPGDEAVDADADEESEARALMERHRCPLCGTAMDSYLIDEHRKLHICGNSPDCSGHEVETGKFRIKGYDGPIIECDKCGAEMQLKTGRFGKYFGCTNTECKNTRKLLRNGEVAPPKSDPVHMKELPCEKSEGYFVLRDGAAGIFLASSAFPRSRETRAPLVRELLPHRAELDPKHDYLCDAPVEDDKGRPSIIRFSRKSKEQYVMTEDKEGKPTGWTAHYIDNQWAISKAAKKTAVKKKTAKKKVVKKKATTKKSVKKKTVKKKAAK; encoded by the coding sequence ATGGGAAAATCACTGGTCATCGTCGAGTCGCCGGCCAAAGCCAAGACTATCAATAAGTACCTGGGCAAGGATTTCATCGTGAAATCCAGCGTGGGTCATATCCGTGATTTGCCCACCAGCGGCGGCGCCTCCGGTGCCTCCAAAATGGACGCCAAGGCACGCGGCAAACTGGCGGCCGAGTCCCGCAAGCTGAGCCCGGCGTTGCGCGAAAAACGCAAGCAGGAACGCGCCGCCAAGGCGCTCATTGCCCGCATGGGGATCGACCCGGAACACGACTGGGAGGCCCACTACGAGATCATGCCCGGCAAGGAAAAGGTGGTCGCGGAATTGCAGAAGCTCGCCAAGACGGCTGATGCCATCTATCTCGCGACCGATCTTGATCGCGAAGGAGAGGCCATCGCCTGGCATCTCACCCAGGCGATCGGCAACGATGTGCCCTACAAGCGCGTGGTGTTTAACGAGATCACCCAAAACGCCATCCAGGAGGCCTTTTCCAAACCTGGCACGCTCGATACCGACCAGGTCCATGCACAGCAGGCCCGACGTTTCCTCGATCGCGTGGTCGGTTATATGCTGTCACCTCTGCTGTGGAAGAAACTGGCCCGCGGCCTTTCTGCCGGTCGCGTGCAGTCCGTCGCCGTACGCCTGGTGGTGGAACGTGAGCGGGAAATTCACGCCTTCGATCCGGAAGAATACTGGGAGGTGTTTGCCGACCTCCGCACCAAGCACAGCGAGGCCCTGCGCCTGCAGGTCGTCAAGCAGAATGACAAGACCTTTCGCCCCCCCAACAAGGGACTCACGGATGCCGCCCTAGCGATCCTGCAGCGCGCCGATTACCGGGTCGTGAAACGCGAACTGCGCCCCTCATCGAGCAAACCGAAGGCACCGTTCATCACCTCGACCCTGCAACAGGCCGCCAGTACGCGGCTCAGTTTCGGCGTCAAAAAGACCATGATGATGGCCCAACGCCTGTACGAGGCCGGTTACATCACCTACATGCGAACCGACTCCACCAATCTCAGCAGCGAGGCCGTCGCTGCGGTGCGCGACTATATCGGCGACAAATACGGCAAACAGTATCTGCCGGAAAAACCCATCTCCTACAGCAGCCGCGAAGGCGCGCAGGAGGCGCATGAGGCGATACGCCCCTCCAATGTGCGCACCATGATGTCCGACCTGCAAAATGTCGACAAGGATGCCGTGCGCCTTTACGAACTCATCTGGCGCCAGTTTGTGGCCTGCCAGATGCCGGCCGCCCAGTTTGACGTCACCACCTTGAAGATCGATGCCGCCGGCTTTGAGCTGCGCGCCAAGGGCCGTGTGGTGCGTTTTGATGGCTGGACAAGGGTGCTGCCGCCACAGCAAAAAAATGCCGACGACGTGATCCTGCCCGCGGTCGCTGAAGGCGATGTGCTGTCACTGGTCAGGCTGGACCCCTCGCAGCACTTCACCAAGCCGCCGCCTCGCTACAGCGAGGCATCGTTGGTGCGCGAACTGGAAAAACGCGGCATCGGCCGTCCGTCCACCTATGCCGCCATCATCTCCACGATTCAGGACCGCGGCTATGTCACCGTGCAAAATCGGCGGTTTTACGCCGAAAAGATCGGCGAGATCGTGACCGAGCGGCTGGTCGAGAATTTTGAAGAGCTGATGGACTACAGCTTTACCGCCAAGATGGAAGAGAAGCTCGATGCCATTGCGGCAGGCACCAGCAACTGGAAAAACGTGCTGGATGAGTTTTACGAGGACTTCAAATCCAAGCTCGCGGCTGCCGATCAGGATGAGGGTGGCATGCGGGGCAATGATCCCATCACCACCGACATCGCCTGCTCCAGCTGTGGACGGCCCATGCAGATTCGCGCCGGCTCGACCGGTGTGTTCCTCGGTTGCTCCGGTTATGCGCTGCCGCCGAAAGAGCGTTGCAAAACCACCATGAACCTGATCCCCGGCGATGAGGCCGTGGACGCAGATGCCGATGAGGAGAGCGAGGCCCGCGCACTGATGGAGCGGCATCGCTGCCCCCTCTGCGGTACCGCCATGGACAGTTACCTGATCGATGAGCACCGTAAACTGCACATCTGCGGCAACAGTCCCGACTGTAGCGGCCACGAGGTCGAAACCGGTAAATTCCGCATCAAGGGCTACGACGGACCGATCATTGAATGTGACAAGTGCGGTGCCGAGATGCAGCTAAAAACCGGCCGCTTTGGCAAATACTTTGGCTGCACCAATACCGAGTGCAAAAACACCCGCAAGCTGCTGCGCAATGGCGAGGTCGCGCCGCCCAAATCCGACCCGGTACACATGAAGGAACTGCCGTGCGAGAAATCGGAAGGCTATTTTGTGTTACGCGATGGCGCCGCCGGCATCTTTCTCGCCTCCAGCGCCTTTCCCCGCTCGCGTGAAACCCGTGCGCCGCTGGTCAGGGAACTGCTGCCGCATCGCGCCGAGCTGGACCCGAAGCATGACTACCTTTGTGATGCGCCGGTGGAGGATGACAAGGGCAGGCCCAGCATCATCCGCTTCAGCCGTAAGAGCAAAGAACAGTATGTGATGACCGAAGACAAGGAGGGCAAGCCCACCGGCTGGACGGCCCACTACATCGATAACCAGTGGGCGATCTCCAAGGCCGCAAAAAAGACGGCCGTGAAGAAAAAGACAGCCAAGAAGAAAGTCGTCAAGAAAAAGGCCACCACGAAAAAATCCGTGAAGAAAAAGACGGTCAAGAAGAAAGCCGCCAAATAG